Proteins encoded by one window of Streptomyces clavuligerus:
- the miaB gene encoding tRNA (N6-isopentenyl adenosine(37)-C2)-methylthiotransferase MiaB, which translates to MTSSDRSQAVDVQRSYEIRTYGCQMNVHDSERLSGLLEEAGYVRAAEGSDGDADVVVFNTCAVRENADNKLYGNLGRLAPMKTRRPGMQIAVGGCLAQKDRDTIVSRAPWVDVVFGTHNIGKLPVLLERARVQEEAQVEIAESLEAFPSTLPTRRESAYAAWVSISVGCNNTCTFCIVPALRGKEKDRRPGDILAEIEALVAEGVSEITLLGQNVNAYGSDIGDREAFSKLLRACGRIEGLERVRFTSPHPRDFTDDVIAAMAETPNVMPQLHMPLQSGSDAVLRAMRRSYRQERFLGIIDKVREAIPHAAISTDIIVGFPGETEEDFEQTLHTVREARFANAFTFQYSKRPGTPAATMEGQLPKEVVQARYERLVVLQEEISWAENKKQVGRVLEVMVAEGEGRKDGATQRLSGRAPDNRLVHFTKPEEEVRPGDVVTVEITYAAPHHLLAEGPVAAVRRTRAGDAWQKRQAGAAAKPAGVLLGLPKIGVPEPLPAAQTPACGLG; encoded by the coding sequence ATGACCAGCAGCGACCGGAGCCAGGCAGTGGACGTTCAGCGCAGTTACGAGATCCGCACCTATGGGTGCCAGATGAACGTCCACGATTCCGAGCGGCTGTCCGGGCTGCTGGAGGAAGCGGGCTACGTCCGCGCCGCCGAGGGCTCCGACGGCGACGCCGACGTCGTCGTCTTCAACACCTGTGCCGTCCGGGAGAACGCGGACAACAAGCTCTACGGAAACCTCGGCCGCCTCGCCCCGATGAAGACCCGGCGCCCCGGGATGCAGATCGCCGTCGGCGGCTGTCTGGCGCAGAAGGACCGGGACACCATCGTCAGCCGCGCCCCCTGGGTCGACGTCGTCTTCGGTACGCACAACATCGGCAAGCTGCCCGTGCTGCTGGAGCGCGCCCGCGTCCAGGAGGAGGCCCAGGTCGAGATCGCCGAGTCGCTGGAGGCGTTCCCGTCCACGCTGCCGACCCGGCGCGAGTCCGCCTACGCCGCCTGGGTGTCGATCTCCGTGGGCTGCAACAACACCTGCACCTTCTGCATCGTGCCCGCCCTGCGCGGCAAGGAGAAGGACCGCCGTCCCGGCGACATCCTCGCGGAGATCGAGGCCCTCGTCGCCGAGGGCGTCTCCGAGATCACCCTCCTCGGCCAGAACGTCAACGCCTACGGCTCCGACATCGGCGACCGCGAGGCGTTCAGCAAGCTGCTGCGCGCCTGCGGGCGGATCGAGGGCCTTGAGCGGGTCCGTTTCACCTCGCCGCACCCGAGGGACTTCACGGACGACGTGATCGCGGCCATGGCCGAGACGCCGAATGTGATGCCCCAGCTCCACATGCCCCTCCAGTCGGGCTCCGACGCGGTGCTCAGGGCGATGCGCCGGTCCTACCGGCAGGAGCGCTTCCTCGGGATCATCGACAAGGTGCGCGAGGCGATCCCGCACGCCGCCATCTCCACCGACATCATCGTGGGCTTCCCCGGCGAGACCGAGGAGGACTTCGAGCAGACGCTGCACACGGTGCGCGAGGCACGGTTCGCCAACGCGTTCACCTTCCAGTACTCGAAGCGCCCCGGGACCCCCGCCGCCACCATGGAGGGCCAGCTCCCCAAGGAGGTCGTCCAGGCCCGGTACGAGCGGCTGGTGGTCCTCCAGGAGGAGATCTCCTGGGCGGAGAACAAGAAGCAGGTCGGCCGGGTGCTGGAGGTCATGGTCGCCGAGGGCGAGGGCCGCAAGGACGGCGCCACCCAGCGGCTGTCGGGCCGGGCACCGGACAACCGCCTCGTCCACTTCACCAAGCCGGAGGAGGAGGTGCGCCCCGGCGACGTGGTGACCGTGGAGATCACCTACGCCGCCCCGCACCATCTTCTCGCCGAGGGGCCGGTGGCGGCCGTGCGGCGCACGCGCGCAGGTGACGCCTGGCAGAAGCGCCAGGCCGGAGCGGCGGCGAAGCCCGCGGGTGTGCTCCTCGGCCTGCCGAAGATCGGTGTTCCGGAGCCGCTTCCCGCGGCGCAGACCCCGGCCTGCGGACTGGGCTGA
- a CDS encoding TAXI family TRAP transporter solute-binding subunit encodes MFPAMTRIGRRRAAQAATALLIVSGLLLWWLFPLEDSGPRGTVTFSTGLKNGVYERYGDLLRDALRDDLPQVRVVLRNSEGSQQNIARVARGEADFTIATADAVAQYQRQNGPDADRLRGCARLYDDYVQLVVRADAKVGELGELRGRKVGVGQPGSGVRLIADRLLKAAGIDPADGIDPVHRGIDTLPGALERREVDAFFWSGGLPTGAIERLSQRVPIRLVPLPPELVDTVHDTSAPPNGPAGHYRQAVMPPDAYRKIPGGYSVPTMAVANLLVTTDRMDEDLVAGLTRTVIRSRDSIGTRVHPAQLVDLRTAIYTEPLALHTGAQRYYQSEKP; translated from the coding sequence ATGTTCCCGGCCATGACCCGTATCGGACGCCGCCGCGCCGCGCAGGCCGCGACGGCGCTGCTGATCGTGTCCGGGCTGCTGCTGTGGTGGCTGTTCCCCCTGGAGGACTCCGGTCCCCGGGGCACCGTCACGTTCAGCACCGGTCTGAAGAACGGTGTCTACGAGCGGTACGGGGACCTGCTGCGGGACGCGCTCCGCGACGACCTGCCCCAGGTGCGGGTCGTGCTGCGCAACAGCGAGGGCTCGCAGCAGAACATCGCCCGGGTGGCACGGGGTGAGGCGGACTTCACCATCGCCACCGCCGACGCGGTGGCCCAGTACCAGCGGCAGAACGGGCCCGACGCGGACCGGCTGCGCGGCTGTGCCCGGCTGTACGACGACTATGTGCAGCTCGTGGTGCGTGCCGATGCGAAGGTCGGGGAACTGGGCGAGCTGCGCGGCCGGAAGGTGGGCGTGGGCCAGCCGGGCTCCGGGGTGCGGCTGATCGCCGACCGGCTGCTGAAGGCGGCGGGCATCGACCCCGCCGACGGCATCGACCCCGTGCACCGGGGGATCGACACGCTCCCGGGCGCGCTGGAGCGGCGGGAGGTCGACGCGTTCTTCTGGTCCGGCGGGCTGCCGACCGGTGCGATCGAGCGGCTGTCCCAGCGGGTCCCGATCCGGCTGGTGCCGCTGCCGCCGGAGCTCGTGGACACGGTCCACGACACCAGTGCCCCGCCGAACGGCCCGGCGGGCCACTACCGCCAGGCGGTGATGCCGCCGGACGCCTACCGGAAGATCCCGGGCGGGTACTCGGTGCCGACGATGGCCGTGGCGAATCTGCTCGTCACCACCGACCGGATGGACGAGGACCTGGTCGCGGGGCTCACCCGGACGGTGATCAGGAGCCGGGACAGCATCGGCACCCGGGTCCACCCGGCGCAGCTCGTCGATCTGCGGACGGCGATCTACACGGAGCCCCTGGCGCTGCACACGGGCGCGCAGCGCTACTACCAGTCCGAGAAGCCCTGA
- a CDS encoding sensor histidine kinase: MRTRLLPLLIVLLAGVLLALGFPLAVSLAAAQQQRVVVDRIDDTVRFAALAQFVVDSGDLSERRPVLQLQLNRYWSTYGIRAAVLNRDGSMVTGAPDGWSLPKQGEGAEAFKEALTGRRSQDPPQVWPWQRGSRLVVASPVVRDGDVVAVVYTDSPTGRLRSHILEGWLLIAAGEAAAMLLAVGAAFRLTGWVLRPVRVLDAATHDIATGRLNSRVAAAGGPPELRRLARSFNEMADNVEQVLEQQRAFVADASHQLRNPLAALLLRIELLALELPEGNEEIASVRTEGKRLTRVLDDLLDLALAEHASVTLQLIDVGALAAERVDAWRPVADGKGIRLSGPATAVTAWCDPIGLSSALDAVIDNALKFTPGGEKVTVTASARGHVSTIVIADRGPGLTDEELSRVGDRFWRSGRHQNVKGSGLGLSISRALLSAGGGTIAYAHHRPRGLKVTVTVPRAPSPTAGGPS, translated from the coding sequence GTGCGCACCCGGCTCCTTCCCCTGCTGATCGTCCTGCTCGCGGGCGTCCTGCTCGCGCTCGGCTTCCCGCTCGCCGTCAGCCTCGCCGCCGCCCAGCAGCAACGGGTCGTCGTGGACCGGATCGACGACACCGTGCGCTTCGCCGCGCTCGCGCAGTTCGTCGTCGACTCCGGCGATCTGAGCGAACGCCGCCCCGTGCTCCAGTTGCAGCTCAACCGCTACTGGTCCACCTACGGGATCCGGGCCGCCGTCCTCAACCGCGACGGCTCCATGGTCACCGGCGCGCCCGACGGCTGGTCGCTGCCGAAGCAGGGCGAGGGCGCCGAGGCCTTCAAGGAGGCCCTGACGGGGCGGCGCAGCCAGGACCCGCCGCAGGTCTGGCCCTGGCAGCGCGGCAGCCGCCTCGTCGTCGCCTCCCCCGTCGTCCGGGACGGAGACGTCGTCGCCGTCGTCTACACCGACTCGCCCACCGGGCGGCTGCGCTCCCACATCCTCGAAGGCTGGCTGCTCATCGCCGCCGGAGAGGCGGCGGCGATGCTGCTCGCCGTCGGCGCGGCCTTCCGCCTCACCGGCTGGGTGCTGCGGCCCGTACGCGTCCTCGACGCCGCCACCCACGACATCGCGACCGGACGGCTCAACTCCCGTGTCGCCGCCGCCGGAGGACCGCCCGAGCTGCGCCGGCTGGCCCGCTCCTTCAACGAGATGGCGGACAACGTCGAACAGGTGCTGGAGCAGCAGCGGGCCTTCGTCGCCGACGCCTCCCACCAACTGCGCAACCCGCTCGCCGCGCTGCTGCTGCGCATCGAACTGCTCGCGCTCGAACTCCCCGAGGGCAACGAGGAGATCGCGTCCGTGCGCACCGAGGGCAAACGCCTCACCCGGGTCCTCGACGACCTCCTCGATCTGGCCCTCGCCGAGCACGCCTCCGTCACCCTCCAGCTCATCGATGTCGGAGCGCTGGCCGCCGAACGCGTGGACGCCTGGCGTCCGGTCGCCGACGGGAAGGGGATACGGCTGAGCGGACCGGCCACGGCGGTCACCGCCTGGTGCGACCCCATCGGTCTCTCCAGCGCCCTGGACGCCGTGATCGACAACGCGCTGAAGTTCACCCCCGGCGGCGAGAAGGTCACGGTGACCGCGTCCGCCCGGGGCCATGTCTCCACCATCGTGATCGCGGACCGGGGGCCGGGACTCACGGACGAGGAGCTGTCCCGCGTCGGCGACCGCTTCTGGCGCAGCGGGCGGCACCAGAACGTCAAGGGCTCGGGTCTCGGTCTGTCCATCTCCCGGGCGCTGCTCTCGGCGGGCGGTGGCACCATCGCCTATGCCCACCACCGGCCCCGGGGGCTCAAGGTGACCGTCACCGTCCCCCGGGCGCCCTCCCCGACGGCGGGCGGACCGTCCTGA
- a CDS encoding response regulator transcription factor encodes MRLLLVEDDDHVAAALSAVLGRHGFQVVHARNGEEALRAVLPAAHPGRPPFGVILLDLGLPDQDGYQVCGKLRKITSTPVIMVTARSDVRSRIHGLNLGADDYVVKPYDTGELLARIHAVSRRGGPGDDAPAPAGQALRLGPMTIELSTRRVSVDGTEVQLTRKEFDLLALLAQRPGVVFRREQIISEVWRTSWEGTGRTLEVHVASLRAKLRMPALVETVRGVGYRLVAPAD; translated from the coding sequence ATGAGACTGCTGCTCGTCGAGGACGACGACCATGTCGCCGCCGCCCTGTCGGCGGTGCTGGGCCGGCACGGCTTCCAGGTGGTGCACGCCCGCAACGGCGAAGAGGCGCTGCGCGCGGTCCTGCCCGCCGCGCACCCCGGCAGGCCGCCCTTCGGGGTGATCCTGCTCGACCTGGGCCTGCCCGACCAGGACGGCTACCAGGTCTGCGGAAAGCTCCGCAAGATCACCTCAACCCCGGTGATCATGGTGACCGCGCGTTCCGATGTGCGCTCCCGGATCCACGGGCTCAACCTGGGCGCCGACGACTATGTCGTCAAGCCCTACGACACCGGCGAACTGCTCGCCCGGATCCACGCCGTGAGTCGGCGGGGCGGCCCCGGCGACGACGCTCCCGCCCCGGCCGGCCAGGCCCTGCGGCTCGGTCCCATGACCATCGAACTGTCCACCCGCAGGGTGAGCGTCGACGGCACCGAGGTACAGCTCACCCGCAAGGAGTTCGACCTGCTCGCCCTGCTCGCCCAGCGGCCGGGGGTCGTCTTCCGCCGGGAACAGATCATCAGCGAGGTCTGGCGCACCAGTTGGGAGGGCACCGGCCGCACCCTGGAGGTCCATGTGGCCTCGCTGCGCGCCAAACTCCGGATGCCCGCCCTGGTCGAGACCGTTCGCGGCGTCGGCTACCGGCTCGTCGCACCGGCCGACTGA
- a CDS encoding amino acid ABC transporter ATP-binding protein — protein MSGLAKTKGPEGGVRAAGDLVVLSGVNKHFGALHVLQDIDLTIARGEVVVVIGPSGSGKSTLCRTINRLETIDSGEISIDGKPLPQEGKELARLRADVGMVFQSFNLFAHKTVLENVMLGQIKVRRKDKAAAEQQARKLLDRVGVGTQCDKYPAQLSGGQQQRVAIARALAMDPKVILFDEPTSALDPEMINEVLEVMQQLAREGMTMVVVTHEMGFARSAANRVVFMADGRIVEEATPEEFFNNPRSDRAKDFLSKILHH, from the coding sequence ATGAGCGGACTGGCCAAGACCAAGGGCCCCGAGGGCGGTGTCCGGGCGGCGGGGGACCTGGTCGTGCTGAGCGGGGTGAACAAGCACTTCGGCGCGTTGCATGTGCTCCAGGACATCGATCTGACCATCGCCCGGGGCGAGGTCGTGGTCGTCATCGGACCTTCGGGGTCCGGTAAGTCCACCCTGTGCCGCACCATCAACCGGCTGGAGACGATCGACTCCGGCGAGATCTCGATCGACGGGAAGCCGCTGCCGCAGGAGGGCAAGGAGCTGGCCCGGCTCCGCGCCGACGTCGGCATGGTCTTCCAGTCGTTCAACCTCTTCGCGCACAAGACCGTGCTGGAGAACGTGATGCTGGGCCAGATCAAGGTCCGGCGCAAGGACAAGGCCGCGGCCGAGCAGCAGGCACGCAAGCTGCTGGACCGCGTCGGCGTCGGCACCCAGTGCGACAAGTACCCGGCCCAGCTCTCCGGTGGCCAGCAGCAGCGGGTGGCCATCGCCCGCGCGCTGGCCATGGACCCGAAGGTCATCCTCTTCGACGAGCCCACCTCGGCGCTCGACCCGGAGATGATCAACGAGGTGCTGGAAGTCATGCAGCAACTGGCGCGCGAGGGGATGACGATGGTCGTCGTCACCCACGAGATGGGCTTCGCCCGTTCCGCGGCCAACCGGGTGGTCTTCATGGCCGACGGCAGGATCGTCGAAGAGGCCACGCCCGAGGAGTTCTTCAACAACCCGCGCAGCGACCGGGCGAAGGACTTCCTCTCGAAGATCCTGCACCACTGA
- a CDS encoding glutamate ABC transporter substrate-binding protein, with protein sequence MKLRKASLAIATGLALSLTLTACGGGAGSDDSKIVIGIKFDQPGIGLKTPEGNFTGLDVDVATYVAKELGYEAKDIEWKQAPSADRETLIRNGDVKFVAASYTINDKRKAEVDFAGPYFLAHQDLLVRADDNSITKVEDLNKKKLCSVRGSTSAQNVKDKRVPGADLQQYGGYSECLTGLENKAVDALTTDDAILAGYASQKEHQGKFKLLGLKLSEEPYGIGLKKGDKELRDKINKALEKMQKDDSWNKFVQKNLGPSQYQSEPAPKITETS encoded by the coding sequence ATGAAGCTGCGCAAGGCATCGCTGGCGATCGCCACCGGGCTGGCCCTCTCCCTGACGCTCACCGCCTGCGGCGGCGGCGCGGGCAGCGACGACAGCAAGATCGTCATCGGTATCAAGTTCGACCAGCCGGGCATCGGTCTGAAGACCCCGGAAGGCAACTTCACCGGCCTTGACGTCGATGTGGCCACCTATGTCGCCAAGGAACTCGGCTACGAGGCCAAGGACATCGAGTGGAAGCAGGCGCCGAGCGCCGACCGCGAGACGCTGATCCGCAACGGTGACGTCAAGTTCGTCGCCGCCAGCTACACGATCAACGACAAGCGCAAGGCCGAGGTCGACTTCGCGGGCCCGTACTTCCTGGCCCACCAGGACCTGCTGGTCCGCGCCGACGACAACTCGATCACCAAGGTCGAGGACCTGAACAAGAAGAAGCTCTGCTCCGTCAGGGGCTCCACCTCGGCGCAGAACGTCAAGGACAAGCGGGTCCCCGGGGCCGACCTCCAGCAGTACGGCGGCTACTCCGAGTGCCTGACCGGCCTGGAGAACAAGGCCGTCGACGCCCTCACCACCGACGACGCCATCCTCGCGGGCTACGCCTCGCAGAAGGAGCACCAGGGCAAGTTCAAGCTCCTCGGCCTCAAGCTGAGCGAGGAGCCCTACGGCATCGGCCTGAAGAAGGGCGACAAGGAGCTGCGGGACAAGATCAACAAGGCTCTGGAGAAGATGCAGAAGGACGACTCCTGGAACAAGTTCGTCCAGAAGAACCTCGGTCCGTCCCAGTACCAGAGCGAGCCGGCCCCGAAGATCACCGAGACCAGCTGA
- a CDS encoding amino acid ABC transporter permease — MFDFLDSGQYDLLGAFWTTTQLAVYSAIGSLVWGTVLVAMRVGPVPVMRAFATGYVNVVRNTPLTVVVVACSLGLNQTLRFSLGADNFEDIGFRMAVLGLVAYTGTFVCEALRSGINTVPVGQAEAARALGLSFLQVLTLIILPQAFRSVVAPLANVLIALTKNTTVAAAIGVTEAALLMSEMVENEADALFAVFAVFAFGFIVLTLPTGLLLGWVSKRVAVKR; from the coding sequence GTGTTCGACTTTCTTGATTCCGGGCAGTACGACCTGCTCGGCGCGTTCTGGACGACGACGCAGCTCGCCGTCTACTCGGCCATCGGCTCCCTCGTCTGGGGCACGGTGCTGGTCGCCATGCGGGTCGGTCCCGTCCCGGTGATGCGGGCCTTCGCCACCGGCTATGTCAACGTGGTGCGCAACACCCCGCTGACCGTGGTGGTCGTGGCCTGCTCACTCGGCCTCAACCAGACCCTGCGCTTCTCGCTCGGGGCCGACAATTTCGAGGACATCGGCTTCCGGATGGCCGTCCTCGGGCTGGTCGCCTACACCGGTACCTTCGTCTGCGAGGCGCTGCGCTCCGGGATCAACACGGTCCCCGTGGGACAGGCCGAGGCGGCCCGCGCACTCGGGCTGAGCTTCCTCCAGGTGCTCACCCTCATCATCCTGCCGCAGGCGTTCCGCTCGGTGGTCGCCCCGCTGGCGAACGTCCTGATCGCGCTCACCAAGAACACCACGGTGGCGGCGGCGATCGGGGTCACCGAGGCCGCGCTGCTGATGTCGGAGATGGTCGAGAACGAGGCCGACGCGCTCTTCGCCGTCTTCGCCGTCTTCGCCTTCGGCTTCATAGTCCTCACCCTGCCGACGGGTCTGCTGCTCGGCTGGGTCTCCAAGCGTGTGGCGGTGAAGCGATGA
- a CDS encoding amino acid ABC transporter permease, translating into MTSVLYDAPGPRAKRRNILYTVGFLAVLAVVAWWVLGVMAERDQLASEKWSPFVTDAKVWTTFLLPGLGETLKAAGISMLIALPLGAALGIGRLSDHAWVRIPVGAVVEFFRAIPVLLLMVFAYQAFVQFTTIESDFRPMYAVITGLVLYNASVIAEIVRAGILSLPNGQTDAAKAIGMRKGQAMAHVLLPQAVTAMLPALVSQLVVIVKDTALGGALLGFSELLYQNRAITANYGANTIAALTVIALIFILVNFALTSFASWLEGRIRRGKKGTGTVVDTKAVEAGAAGAP; encoded by the coding sequence ATGACCTCCGTGCTCTACGACGCCCCGGGCCCCCGGGCGAAGCGGCGCAACATCCTCTACACCGTGGGCTTCCTGGCCGTCCTGGCCGTGGTGGCCTGGTGGGTGCTGGGCGTCATGGCCGAGCGGGACCAACTGGCGTCCGAGAAGTGGAGCCCGTTCGTCACCGATGCCAAGGTGTGGACCACCTTCCTCCTTCCGGGCCTCGGGGAGACCCTGAAGGCGGCGGGCATCTCCATGCTCATCGCGCTGCCGCTCGGCGCCGCCCTGGGCATCGGCCGGCTCTCCGACCACGCCTGGGTCCGGATACCCGTCGGCGCGGTGGTGGAGTTCTTCCGCGCCATCCCGGTGCTGCTGCTGATGGTCTTCGCCTACCAGGCGTTCGTGCAGTTCACCACCATCGAGTCGGACTTCCGGCCGATGTACGCGGTGATCACCGGTCTGGTCCTCTACAACGCCTCCGTGATCGCCGAGATCGTCCGGGCGGGCATCCTCTCGCTCCCGAACGGGCAGACGGACGCCGCCAAGGCGATCGGCATGCGCAAGGGCCAGGCCATGGCGCATGTGCTGCTGCCGCAGGCCGTGACCGCGATGCTGCCCGCGCTCGTCAGCCAGCTCGTGGTCATCGTCAAGGACACCGCGCTGGGCGGCGCGCTCCTCGGCTTCAGCGAGCTGCTCTACCAGAACCGTGCCATCACCGCGAACTACGGCGCCAACACCATCGCCGCGCTCACCGTGATAGCGCTGATCTTCATCCTGGTGAACTTCGCCCTCACCTCGTTCGCGAGCTGGCTCGAAGGCCGTATCCGGCGGGGCAAGAAGGGCACCGGCACGGTGGTCGACACCAAGGCCGTCGAAGCCGGAGCGGCCGGCGCCCCCTGA
- a CDS encoding FAD-dependent monooxygenase yields the protein MDPVIVVGAGPVGLALSLALARQGVPSVLLDETSGQEEARPARTVVLRPDTAHFAGRLGCATLRDEGSLWTAWRSLRRKQQLRRLELTDRPDDGTPPRDTDPAATGTVPAPLHIPQHALARGLRDAVTGRHLIKLVTESHVDSLEQDGAGVTVHTRGPHPTWWRGSHVVGCDGSRSTVRKLLGIRFPGRTAVERHAVATLRAELPWPDEAVLHRRPPWRSGGEEITARPLPDGAWRLDWLLPPQGELVTPDTLVARVRDTLAGWCGETPPYELIDTGVHTVHHRLARNWRVGRAFLAGDAAHLLGALGTQELDEGLRDAQNLAWKLAYDWHHGASEQLLDSYESERRTAVAARLRAADQALSARRGGALRVRLPGTGRGQDALLADGHLGLGRLGAPAAHLHSPLAHPGAPDEAVVGTVPGALVIDVPVSVPDGTTARLWDRLDRGHLLVVLIAPGTGVWDRRHWQSAGLMPRLAEAVAALPARAELLVAESYPGAAAHTVLLVRPDGHLVASFAGVRPDGLYAAADSARGGEPSPAAVADPSDRTADVN from the coding sequence GTGGACCCGGTGATCGTCGTCGGCGCCGGCCCGGTGGGACTGGCGCTCTCCCTCGCCCTCGCCCGGCAGGGCGTCCCCTCCGTGCTGCTCGACGAGACCAGCGGTCAGGAGGAGGCCCGCCCCGCCCGTACGGTGGTACTCCGCCCCGATACCGCCCACTTCGCCGGACGGCTCGGCTGCGCCACGCTCCGTGACGAGGGCAGCCTCTGGACCGCCTGGCGCTCGCTCCGACGCAAACAGCAGCTCCGGCGGCTGGAGCTGACGGACCGTCCCGACGACGGGACCCCGCCGCGCGACACGGACCCGGCCGCCACCGGCACCGTCCCCGCGCCCCTGCACATCCCCCAGCACGCTCTGGCTCGCGGCCTGCGGGACGCCGTCACCGGCCGCCATCTGATCAAGCTGGTCACCGAGAGCCATGTGGACTCCCTGGAGCAGGACGGCGCGGGCGTCACCGTGCACACCCGGGGCCCGCACCCCACCTGGTGGCGCGGCAGCCATGTGGTGGGCTGCGACGGATCGCGCTCCACCGTGCGCAAGCTCCTCGGCATCCGCTTCCCCGGCCGCACCGCCGTGGAGCGGCACGCGGTCGCCACCCTCCGCGCCGAACTGCCCTGGCCCGACGAGGCCGTGCTGCACCGCAGGCCCCCCTGGCGCTCGGGCGGCGAGGAGATCACCGCCCGGCCGCTCCCGGACGGCGCCTGGCGGCTCGACTGGCTGCTGCCGCCGCAGGGCGAACTGGTCACCCCCGACACCCTGGTCGCCCGGGTCCGGGACACGCTCGCCGGCTGGTGCGGCGAGACACCCCCGTACGAACTCATCGACACCGGCGTCCACACCGTCCACCACCGGCTCGCCCGGAACTGGCGGGTCGGGCGCGCCTTCCTCGCGGGCGACGCCGCCCATCTGCTGGGCGCCCTCGGTACCCAGGAACTCGACGAGGGGCTGCGGGACGCCCAGAACCTGGCGTGGAAACTGGCGTACGACTGGCATCACGGCGCCTCCGAACAGCTCCTGGACAGCTATGAGTCGGAGCGCCGCACCGCCGTCGCCGCCCGGCTGCGCGCCGCCGACCAGGCGCTGTCGGCACGGCGCGGCGGCGCCCTGCGCGTCCGGCTGCCCGGCACGGGGCGCGGACAGGACGCCCTGCTCGCCGACGGGCACCTGGGACTCGGCCGCCTCGGCGCGCCTGCGGCCCATCTCCACTCCCCCCTCGCCCACCCGGGCGCCCCCGACGAGGCCGTCGTCGGCACGGTCCCCGGGGCGCTGGTCATCGATGTACCGGTCTCCGTACCGGACGGGACGACCGCACGGCTGTGGGACCGGCTGGACCGGGGACATCTGCTGGTGGTGCTGATCGCCCCCGGCACCGGGGTCTGGGACCGCCGCCACTGGCAGAGCGCGGGGCTGATGCCCCGGCTGGCGGAGGCGGTGGCAGCCCTCCCGGCACGGGCCGAGCTGCTGGTGGCGGAGAGCTATCCGGGCGCGGCGGCCCACACCGTACTGCTGGTGCGCCCCGACGGACATCTGGTCGCCTCCTTCGCCGGTGTCAGGCCCGACGGGCTGTACGCGGCGGCCGACTCGGCCCGGGGCGGCGAGCCCTCCCCCGCCGCGGTCGCCGACCCCAGTGACCGTACAGCCGACGTCAATTGA
- a CDS encoding cysteine dioxygenase, whose amino-acid sequence MPQTFSHSALTPPRPPGSPAPPAFSGSSGSSASFGTPVSGARSGPAGDRGPSAADLLDFVRRAAADQELIASLPLDPQGRTWVRLDGPGGSEAWLIGWPPGAGTGWHDHAESRGAFATASGELTERSLAVRLPASGWRSLELHEGVDRERRLARGRGRAFGTHHVHEVRNGSTAEHAVSVHAYYPPLPLIRRFSRTGAVLRLEQVERPEDWQ is encoded by the coding sequence ATGCCCCAGACCTTCTCCCACTCTGCCCTGACGCCTCCCCGGCCCCCCGGCTCCCCCGCTCCCCCTGCTTTCTCGGGCTCTTCCGGCTCCTCCGCGTCCTTCGGCACGCCGGTGTCCGGTGCCCGGTCCGGGCCCGCCGGAGACCGCGGGCCCTCCGCGGCGGACCTGCTCGACTTCGTCCGGCGCGCCGCCGCCGACCAGGAGCTGATCGCCTCGCTCCCCCTCGATCCCCAGGGCCGTACCTGGGTCCGTCTGGACGGGCCCGGCGGCAGCGAGGCATGGCTCATCGGCTGGCCGCCCGGAGCGGGCACCGGCTGGCACGACCACGCCGAGTCGCGGGGCGCGTTCGCCACGGCGAGCGGCGAGCTGACCGAACGCTCCCTCGCCGTACGCCTCCCGGCGAGCGGCTGGCGGTCACTGGAGCTGCATGAGGGGGTGGACCGGGAACGCCGACTGGCCAGGGGCCGGGGCCGGGCGTTCGGCACCCATCATGTGCACGAGGTACGGAACGGTTCGACGGCGGAGCACGCGGTCTCCGTCCACGCCTACTATCCGCCGCTGCCGCTGATCCGCCGCTTCAGCCGGACCGGCGCGGTGCTGCGGCTGGAGCAGGTCGAGCGCCCGGAGGACTGGCAGTGA
- a CDS encoding rhodanese-like domain-containing protein, which translates to MTRNEPLSPQADSDDGIGGGGERIGIDDLLERVRSGLDRVGPEQAFHEAAAGALLVDIRYAALRDRDGLIPGALVVERNELEWRLDPLGSHRAPQAVGHGLRVVVVCNEGYASSLAAESLRRLGLRRATDLIGGFQAWKAAGLPVTADG; encoded by the coding sequence GTGACAAGGAACGAACCCCTCTCCCCGCAGGCCGACAGCGACGACGGCATCGGTGGCGGCGGCGAACGGATCGGCATCGACGACCTCCTGGAACGGGTCCGCAGCGGTCTGGACCGGGTGGGCCCGGAGCAGGCGTTCCACGAGGCGGCGGCGGGCGCCCTGCTGGTGGACATCCGCTATGCCGCGCTGCGCGACCGGGACGGGCTGATCCCCGGCGCGCTGGTCGTGGAACGCAATGAGCTGGAGTGGCGGCTCGACCCACTGGGCAGCCATCGCGCGCCGCAGGCGGTCGGCCACGGCCTACGGGTCGTGGTGGTCTGCAACGAGGGCTATGCCTCCTCCCTGGCGGCGGAGTCCCTGCGTCGGCTCGGGCTGCGCCGGGCGACGGATCTGATCGGCGGCTTTCAGGCGTGGAAGGCGGCGGGACTGCCCGTGACCGCGGACGGTTGA